Proteins from a genomic interval of Daphnia pulex isolate KAP4 chromosome 4, ASM2113471v1:
- the LOC124192386 gene encoding DNA mismatch repair protein Mlh1-like, with the protein MDKTTKKPKNILKLDETVVNRIAAGEIIQRPANALKEMLENSLDAGSTSIQVTVKDGGLKLLKIQDNGSGINKEDFAIVCERFTTSKLQKFEDLNAIGTFGFRGEALASISHVAHLTIITKTVEMQCAYKSSYHNGKLVGASKPCAGTQGTQIVVEDLFYNVPTRRNALKSPSDEHNRIIEVITHFAVHNASVGFSLKKLNDNGSDVRTSPNSTQEDNIRILYGHAVAKDLIKLNVEDPVLKVKVNGLISNVDYAGAKFTMLLFINHRLVDSTPLKRALDSVYATYLAKGKHPFVYLSIEIAPNCVDVNVHPTKHEVHFLNEDAIIHKIQSTADILLKNASTSRSFAIQTVIPPSNFLNKPESRVTNSNATKVYDKQLVRTDSKDQKIDKFLDKSTTASESVMSSLDQSSFINQTSVEASYEPSISVNQRIEAERSEVPDKVRTIPREPEKNNSTISHGVTENITERRNFELTSLSQLREAVKNNTDQVLRDTFKDSIFVGCVSEKHCLIQHGTRLYIFCLERVAEEFFYQRFLEEFGNCGVICLSDPPPLYNLALMAMDQEDNEWRPEDGPKDYLGKQVAELLGCKSEMLNDYFSIQIEGNRHLAGIPLVLVGYIPDLTQLPSFVLRLASDVEWNVEKDCFDTVCRVMAKFYRKPNDHEVLNVGSDKDWKWTVEHVLYPAIKASLLPPKAWISDGTILQIADLPDLYKVFERC; encoded by the exons ATGGATAAGACAactaaaaaaccaaagaaCATTTTGAAGTTGGATGAGACAGTAGTTAATAGAATTGCAGCAGGAGAAATCATTCAAAGACCTGCAAATGCTCTCAAGGAAATGTTAGAAAATAGCCTTGATGCTGGATCTACATCAATTCAAGTGACAGTGAAAGATGGTGGTTTGAAGCTCCTGAAAATTCAAGATAACGGAAGTGGGATAAATAAGGAAGACTTTGCAATTGTGTGTGAACGTTTCACTACTAGTAAACTTCAGAAATTTGAAGATTTAAATGCAATAGGTACTTTTGGATTTCGAGGAGAAGCCTTGGCTTCCATAAGTCATGTTGCTCATTTAACCATCATAACTAAAACCGTTGAAATGCAGTGTGCATACAAAAGTTCATACCACAATGGCAAACTAGTTGGGGCCTCAAAACCATGTGCTGGGACACAG GGAACCCAGATAGTGGTGGAAGATCTATTCTACAATGTCCCAACAAGGAGAAATGCTTTAAAATCACCTTCTGATGAGCATAACAGGATTATTGAAGTTATAACTCACTTTGCTGTACATAATGCTTCTGTTGGATTCAGCTTGAAGAAGTTGAATGACAATGGTTCAGATGTAAGAACATCTCCCAATTCAACTCAAGAGGACAATATTCGGATTCTTTATGGCCATGCTGTGGCAAAAGATTTAATCAAGCTAAATGTTGAAGACCCTGTACTTAAAGTAAAAG ttAATGGGTTGATTTCTAATGTTGATTATGCTGGAGCAAAGTTCACTatgcttttatttattaaccATCGCCTTGTGGATTCTACTCCATTAAAG AGAGCGCTAGATAGCGTGTATGCGACATACTTGGCGAAAGGAAAACATCCCTTCGTTTATTTGAGCATTGAAATTGCTCCTAATTGCGTTGATGTCAATGTGCATCCTACCAAACATGAAGTCCATTTCCTCAACGAAGATGCAATTATACataaaattcaatcaacagCAGATATATTACTAAAAAATGCGAGTACGTCGAGGAGTTTTGCCATACAG ACTGTTATTCCGCCGAGTAATTTTCTTAACAAACCGGAGAGCAGAGTAACCAATTCCAACGCTACCAAGGTTTACGATAAACAACTTGTTAGAACCGACAGTAAAGATCAGAAAATCGATAAATTTCTCGATAAATCAACAACCGCCTCGGAATCCGTGATGTCGTCATTGGATCAATCTAGTTTCATCAATCAAACTTCAGTGGAGGCTTCATATGAACCTTCGATTTCTGTTAACCAGCGAATAGAAGCAGAGAGATCTGAGGTTCCCGATAAAGTAAGAACTATTCCAAGGGAgccagagaaaaataattcgacTATAAGCCACGGTGTTACAG AAAATATTACCGAAAGACGCAACTTTGAATTGACAAGCCTAAGTCAGTTGCGTGAAGCCGTCAAGAATAATACTGACCAGGTGTTACGCGACACTTTTAAAGACTCCATATTTGTTGGGTGCGTGAGTGAAAAGCATTGCCTTATTCAGCATGGAACGCGCCTATACATTTTCTGCTTGGAAAGAGTGGCCGAAGAATTCTTCTATCAAAGGTTTCTTGAGGAATTCGGCAACTGTGGTGTCATCTGCTTATCG GACCCTCCACCGCTATACAATCTCGCTCTAATGGCAATGGATCAGGAAGACAATGAATGGCGGCCCGAAGACGGTCCCAAGGATTACTTGGGGAAGCAAGTGGCCGAACTTCTGGGATGCAAATCAGAAATGCTTAACGATTACTTTAGTATACAGATTGAAGGAAATCGCCATCTCGCGGGGATACCTCTAGTTCTTG TGGGTTATATTCCTGATCTCACCCAACTTCCATCGTTTGTTTTACGATTGGCATCGGATGTTGAGTGGAACGTGGAAAAAGATTGCTTTGATACTGTCTGCCGCGTCATGGCCAAGTTCTATCGAAAGCCCAACGACCATGAA GTTCTCAACGTTGGCTCAGACAAAGACTGGAAATGGACGGTAGAGCATGTCCTCTATCCAGCCATCAAGGCCTCATTACTTCCTCCCAAAGCATGGATTAGTGACGGCACTATCCTGCAAATTGCCGACTTGCCCGATCTGTACAAGGTGTTTGAGCGATGCTGA